GTAGTTTATAGTCTAAAGTGGTTTTTATTTCTGTTATGTTGTTGTATTTTAATTGTGCTAATGATTCTTTTGTATACATTGTAAAGTGAGGTGCTTTGAATGTGTATTCTTCTTTGTTGTTGTAAACGATAATTTTTTCTTCAATATTTTTTTGATACTCTGCATCATCTATATAGCCGTTATTTTTCATTTCATTTATAACATACATTCTTCTATCATTTAATCTCTCTTCATATTTGTATGGGTTAAACTTTGTTCCTGATTTTATAATTGAAGCTAGTATTGCTGATTCATTGACATTTAAATCTTTTGCCTCTTTTTTGAAATAAACTTGAGAAGCAGCCCCCACACCATAACAGTTATTTCCTAAAAAAACTCTGTTTAAATATTCTGTGATGATTTCTTCTTTTGATAGGTTTCTTTCTAATCTTATAGCGTCTAATGCTTCATATAATTTATTAATATATGTTCTCTCTCTTGGTATTATACTTTTTGCTAGCTGCTGAGTGATAGTGCTTCCGCCTGATACCACTTTGCCGTTTATTAAATTAGCTAAAAATGCTCTCATTATTGCTTTATAATCTATTCCATCATGTTTAAAAAAGTTTTTGTCCTCCGCACTTATAACTGCATTTATGAGGTTTGTTGATATATCACTATATTTTACTTCACTATAAAAACCACCATGCTTTGGAAAGAGTGTTGATATTAGAATATTGTTTCTGTCATATATTTTTAATACTCTCTCTTCATCTAATTTTAATTCATCTTTTGTAAATGGTATATTTATATAATCCTTACAATACTTATAAAAATTATATCCCTTTGGAATAAATATTACTGACAATACTAAAACAGAAATTAATAAAATATATATTATAGCTAATGATATTCTTCTAATTATTTTTTCCATAAGCAGTTTTCCATAAACCTATATTTTTATTTTACAATAAAATGAACAATAGTCAATTTTTTGTTATATATTTAAATTATTATGTTTTAATATATAAGTTTTTGTTTTATTCAACTTTTTCCTGCCTTTGCTCTGCGGACTTCGTCAAAGTTGCAAAAAGTGCAAGTACTACAACTTTATATTTTACAATATATTTTCAATATAATATAACATCTAAAATTTAACGTACACCTAAAGGTAGATTTTATAAAAATGCAGTCTTTTTGCTTCTTTGTGTCAATACCGAAGGTACTTCCTTCGGTCGCAAAAGAAGTGGGGGTGTGGGGGCTAGTCCCCACAAACAATAAAAAACAAAAAAATTTTATTGTTCTTTTTCCCGCAGCAAAAAGAACCAAAAAGTGCGAATGTTTTAACTTTATCTTTTTGGAATATATAAATCTAAAATAAAGTTTATATTTTATTTGCACATAAAAAGCTATACTCTATTAAATGCAGTTCTTTTGGTTCTTTTATACCAATACCAAGTAGGTGCCTATCGGCAAAAGAACTGGGGTGCTACCCTACGGGCACGCTTCGCAGGGGGGGCAAAGCTCTGCAAATAATTAAAATAAAAAACAATTTTGACAAAATATAATCATAATCCATAAATACTTTACAATTTGTAATTATAATTTATAATTCATTCTCAAACATTAATATACCTACAGAGGCTATCTCAATATGTCTGAAAATAAATTAATTAATAACAGTACCAAAAAAATATTATATTTTTTATTAGTATTTACTCTTATGATATTTTCTTCTATTCCTATGGATATACAAATATTGTTGTTTGATACCACATATGATTCTGAAAAATTAATTTATAATATAATTTTCAATAGTTTTTATTTTCAAGTGTTTTATTTTTTTTGTTATTCATTTTTATTTAGTATAAACAGCAATTTTGAAAATGTTAATAAGAGAACTGTATTAATAACATTTTTATCATTTTTACTTGTGCTTTTGCTTGGCATATTTACTTCAGCTCCTTTAAAAAATGAAATACCTAATATGCTTGATTTTTTTATGTCTAATATAATGATTAATAAAAGCATATTATCTTATATAATGTTTTTTATTATAATAGTTTTAGCTGACAATAATTTCAAAAACAATATATCTAATAGTTTTACTAAATTGGGAGATATAATTTTCTTTTCTGCAATAGCTGCAATTATTGCGTTTATATTTTGGATATTTATTGTTTTTTTATATGACAGATTTATTTTTAGAACTGATATAGTAAGTGATTTAGAACCATTAATTGAAAAGTTTATTTTTATCTCTATTATATTTGTTCTTTCTATAATACCTTTTATATTTTTCTTTGTACAAAATAGATTTAAAACTGTTTTGTCAATATATATTTCTAGAGTCTTATTATTTATATATTCATTTTTAATATTTATTTTATTTTTTGCATTATTTTATGGACCTATAAGACCTTTTGAAAATATGAAGTCTTTTATAATTTATAATATATTATTATATTTGTTTGTATTTACTCTATATTTTGTGAGGGCTGATTATAAGGCTGGAATAATAACAAAAGCGATGTATATAATATTTCCAATACCAGCATTTTTATTTAATATATTAGTTTTATGGGCAAGTATATACAGAGTGATTATTTCTGAGGTTAAAATAAATGAAATTTCTATTGCTGTACTTAATATAATAATAGCTGTTAATTTAATATATATAATAGTACAAAATATAAAGTCCATAATAAAAATATTAAAAGAGAACATCAATATAAATGAGGCAGTGATTGGAAATAATAAAATATATAGTTTTATTTATGTTTATGGAATTTACTCATTTATTTTTTCTTTTATAGCTCCTATAATAATGGTATTTTTAAAAGACAAATAAAAGTTTAATAATCTAAATAGGTTTATGAATTATGAAAAAGTTAATATTTATTTTATTTTTATTTAGTATGTGCTTATACAGTCAAAATAATAATAAAAGTAAAGCTTATGAAAAATTAAGAGAATATGTGAATGAAGGTAATGTTAAAGAAGCTGAGAATATTCTTAAAAAATATAACGTTAATATAAATGATCTTGATTATGAAGATTTTACATTATTATCACATGCGGTTATGGATAATAATATAGAAATGGCTGAGCTTCTTCTAAAATATAAAGCGGATGTTAATACTGTAGTAAATGACGGCGATACTGCATTGATACTTGCAGTTGATAATAATAATATGGAAATGGTTAAACTACTTTTAAGTTATGGTGCTGATATTGATTATCAGGGCTTTAGAGGAAGAACTGCATTATTTTCTGCTTTAGAATATAATAGAAAAGAAAATACTGAAATGGTAAAACTCTTAATAAAAAATAAAGCCGATGTTAATATAGCTTATGATGGAGATTATGGGAATGAAGAAACCCCTTTAATATATGCTGCTATGAAAGGCTATAAAGAAACTGTAAAAATATTAATTGAAAATAAAGCTTTTGTAAATAAAAGAAACAGAAATAATGCAAATGCTTTGATTTACGCTTATATGTATGGACATGATGATATAGCAGATATTTTACTTCAAAATGGTTCTGATTCTTTGGATAAAAGTTTGAAAGGTTGTAAGCTTATTAATAAAGAAACTTTATTTAGTTATAGATTAATAAATGCTGCAGTATATTCTACCAATGAAGTTTTTTTACAAAATCTGATTGATAATGGTGCAGATATAAATTATAAAACTTATGATAAGAAAACTGCATTAACAGAAGCGGCTTCTTATAATAATATTAATGCTGTAAAAGTGCTTCTTAAAAATAATGCCAATGTAAATGTTCAAGATTACTATGATATGACAGCATTGATGTTGGCTTGTCGTAACGGAAATTTAGAGATGACAAAAATGCTTTTAGATGCTGGTGCAGATAAAAGTATAAAAAGAGGTAATTATGATGCATTGTATTATGCTAGAGAATACGGAAAGAATGAAGAGATAATAAAACTTCTTACAAGATAAAAAATAATTTATTAATAAAGCAAAAGATTATTTATAATTAATTGCTTTATTAATAAAACTATAATTATTTTGAAGATATAATTCTTATTATTTCGAGAGTAGTTTCTAAACTTTTATGAAATGATGGGATAGGCAAAAACTCATATATAGAGTGGAAATTATGTGCACCTGTAAAATAATT
This is a stretch of genomic DNA from Brachyspira sp. SAP_772. It encodes these proteins:
- a CDS encoding ankyrin repeat domain-containing protein, with protein sequence MKKLIFILFLFSMCLYSQNNNKSKAYEKLREYVNEGNVKEAENILKKYNVNINDLDYEDFTLLSHAVMDNNIEMAELLLKYKADVNTVVNDGDTALILAVDNNNMEMVKLLLSYGADIDYQGFRGRTALFSALEYNRKENTEMVKLLIKNKADVNIAYDGDYGNEETPLIYAAMKGYKETVKILIENKAFVNKRNRNNANALIYAYMYGHDDIADILLQNGSDSLDKSLKGCKLINKETLFSYRLINAAVYSTNEVFLQNLIDNGADINYKTYDKKTALTEAASYNNINAVKVLLKNNANVNVQDYYDMTALMLACRNGNLEMTKMLLDAGADKSIKRGNYDALYYAREYGKNEEIIKLLTR